In Candidatus Eisenbacteria bacterium, the DNA window CTCTTTCTTTCCCAAATGGGACGGGACGGCTATATCAAATAGAACGTTAAAATGCTCTGCCGACCCGATAATCCGGAGATCGTGAAATGACTCGCATCGGGAATCCTCGGCGACGGCCGTATCGAGAAGACGCCGTATCGCTTCGTAATGGGGGTGATCCCGATTGACCGGATCGATATGCGCGACGACCAGACGCGGCTTTCCCTGGGAGATTCGATTCTCCACGATCTCGGATATCGTATGGAGATCCATCGGATCCTCATTGCTGTCCACCTCGATATGCAGCGAGATGACTTCGGATTCGCCGTACCGATGCACGATGATGTCATGAACCCCCTCGACCCCGTCAACAGCAAGGGCTGTGCGGCGAATGTCTTCCACCTCCTCATCGGTTGGAGCCTCGCCAAGGAGATGGCTCACCGAGCGGCGGCCGATGGTGAATCCGGTCCAAACGATAATGATCGAGACGCCGATCCCGGCCACGCCGTCGACCCAGAGGACCCCGAATCGGGCCAAGATGAAGCTGACAATGACCAGTCCGGTGGCGATGGAGTCTGTCCGGTGGTGCCAAAAGTCGGCCTCAAGGGCATCCGATCCGATCTGCCGGCCCAGTTTCCGGGAGAATCGGGCCAGCCATTCCTTAATCACAAGGGTGACAAAGAGTATGCCCAGCATGAACCAGGAGATATTCAAAATCCGCGGGTGGATGAGCCGCTCGATGGAGGAACGAAGGAACTCGACGCCGGCTACGATGAGAAGTACCGCAACAACAAGTGTAGCAATTGTTTCCGCTCGTCCATGCCCGAACGGATGTTCCTCGTCAAACGGCTTTCGGGCGATACGAAATCCGACAATAACAACGATAGATGTGGCCATATCGGCAAGGGTATGAATGGCGTCGGCGATGAGGGCGATCGAGCCGCTCATGACCCCCATGGCCCCCTTGATCAGGAAGAGGATGATATTGACGATCACTCCCACCCAGCCCTCCAGAATGCCGACACGGGTTCGGAATTCAGGATTTTTTACGGGATCCTCTGGTCCAGCGAACCGGTTGACCAGCCGCTTTGTCAGCATTTCTGAAAGATCCTCCTCGCTTTCGAGAATTGTGATCAGGGGGGAACGGCTGTATCTTAAGGGATTATATAGGCCCCGGCAACGCGGTGGCGTTTCGGGGCCTGCCTTATCTGGAAAAGCAGAAGGATGGAATCGAGAACCATGACCGCAAAGTCTGAAAATAAATACGATCCGGCCGCGATAGAAAAGAAATGGCATAAGATTTGGGATGAACAGCGCCTCTTTGCGCCGGATCATAAAACGGCCAAGAAGCCCTTTTACAATCTCGTGATGTTCCCTTATCCCTCGGGTGAGGGGCTGCATGTCGGGAACTGCTTCGCCTTTATCGGGGGCGATATCTACGGCCGCTATCAGCTGATGAACGGCTATGATGTTTTTGAGCCGATGGGATTTGATGCTTTTGGGATTCATTCAGAGAATTTCGCGATTAAAAAGAAAACCCACCCGATGAAGCTCATCCCCTCCAATATTAAAAATTTCCGGCGGCAGCTCAAACAGCTGGGGTTTATGTTCGATTGGGATCATGAAGTTCAAACAATCGACCCCGATTACTATCGTTGGACGCAGTGGGTTTTTCTTCAGTTACACAAAGCCGGATTGGCCTATCGCGACAAGGCGCCGGTCAACTGGTGTCCCGAATGTCAAACGGTGCTCTCCAACGAGCAGGTGATCAGCGGGATGTGCGAACGGCATCCCGAGACGGCGGTGGAGCGGCGCGACACGGAGCAATGGTTTTTCCGGATTACAGACTATGCGCAAAGGCTTTTGGACAATCTGGAGTGGATTGATTGGTCGGATATCACAAAAACGGCGCAGCGAAATTGGATCGGTCGGTCAGAAGGCGCTGATATCGAATTCCAGCTTGAGGGATGCGATAAGCGCATCTGTGTTTTTACAACGCGCCCCGATACGCTCTTCGGCGCCACCTACATGGTGCTCGCGCCGGAGCATCCGATAGTCGACGAGCTGACAGCACCGGCGCAGCGCGAGGCGGTGAAACGGTACCGTGAGGAGGCCTCGCGCAAGAAAGAGATCGATCGCCTGGCCGCCGGACAGGAGAAGACCGGTGTGTCGCTGGGGGCGCACGCGATCAATCCCATTACAAATAAGCCGATCCCCATCTGGATTTCTGATTATGTTCTGATGGATTACGGAACAGGCGCGATTATGGCCGTTCCCGCGCATGATCAGCGGGATTTTGAATTCGCCACGGTCTTTAAGCTTCCTATTGTTCAAGTTATTGACGGACCGGATGTCAAACAGCCGCTGGAGGAAGCCTATACGGGCGACGGGAAAATGATCAATTCCGCTCCGTACGATGGCATGGATTGCCGCGAGGTGATGAAGAAAATCACCGCCGATCTGGAGGCCAAAGGACTGGCGCGGAGCCAGGTGCAATATCGTTTGAGAGATTGGTGTATCAGCCGGCAGCGGTACTGGGGCCCGCCGATTCCGATGATTCACTGCGAGAAGTGCGGGATTGTTCCGGTGCCGCAGGAGGATCTGCCGGTGCGTCTGCCCGAGGCGGATAACTTCATGCCCGACGCATCGGGGCGGCCGCCGCTGGCCCGTTTTGAGGAATTTTACAAGACCACCTGTCCCAAGTGCGGCAAAGAGGCGCGCCGCGACACCGACGTCAATGACACCTTCCTCGATTCGGCCTGGTACTTCCTACGCTATCCCAATACCGGTAATGATAAGGTTGCCTGGGATCCGGAGATCACTAGGAAGTGGCTGCCGGTCGACATGTATATCGGCGGGAATGAACATGCGGTGCTGCACCTGATGTACACGCGGTTCATCTATATGGCCTTCAAGGATATGGGACTGGTTGAAGGCCAGGAACCGTTCAAGAAATTCCGGGCACATGGCCTGCTGATCAAAGAAGGGAATAAGATGTCGAAGAGCCGGGGGAATATCGTAACCCCGGATGATTATGTCGAACGGTACGGCGCCGACACGCTGCGGATGTACCTCATGTTTCTGGGGCCGTTCCAGGAGGGGGGCGATTTCCGGGATACCGGGATCAATGGTGTCCGGCGGTTCCTCGAACGAAGCTACAGGTTCTTTGCTGAACATTGTGAAAGAAGCAAAGACAATGGTGTGCGGATGAA includes these proteins:
- a CDS encoding cation diffusion facilitator family transporter, which encodes MLTKRLVNRFAGPEDPVKNPEFRTRVGILEGWVGVIVNIILFLIKGAMGVMSGSIALIADAIHTLADMATSIVVIVGFRIARKPFDEEHPFGHGRAETIATLVVAVLLIVAGVEFLRSSIERLIHPRILNISWFMLGILFVTLVIKEWLARFSRKLGRQIGSDALEADFWHHRTDSIATGLVIVSFILARFGVLWVDGVAGIGVSIIIVWTGFTIGRRSVSHLLGEAPTDEEVEDIRRTALAVDGVEGVHDIIVHRYGESEVISLHIEVDSNEDPMDLHTISEIVENRISQGKPRLVVAHIDPVNRDHPHYEAIRRLLDTAVAEDSRCESFHDLRIIGSAEHFNVLFDIAVPSHLGKKEEHSLKAKITSLLEKRFPGIGVIIEIEPMFVQRH
- the leuS gene encoding leucine--tRNA ligase, which produces MTAKSENKYDPAAIEKKWHKIWDEQRLFAPDHKTAKKPFYNLVMFPYPSGEGLHVGNCFAFIGGDIYGRYQLMNGYDVFEPMGFDAFGIHSENFAIKKKTHPMKLIPSNIKNFRRQLKQLGFMFDWDHEVQTIDPDYYRWTQWVFLQLHKAGLAYRDKAPVNWCPECQTVLSNEQVISGMCERHPETAVERRDTEQWFFRITDYAQRLLDNLEWIDWSDITKTAQRNWIGRSEGADIEFQLEGCDKRICVFTTRPDTLFGATYMVLAPEHPIVDELTAPAQREAVKRYREEASRKKEIDRLAAGQEKTGVSLGAHAINPITNKPIPIWISDYVLMDYGTGAIMAVPAHDQRDFEFATVFKLPIVQVIDGPDVKQPLEEAYTGDGKMINSAPYDGMDCREVMKKITADLEAKGLARSQVQYRLRDWCISRQRYWGPPIPMIHCEKCGIVPVPQEDLPVRLPEADNFMPDASGRPPLARFEEFYKTTCPKCGKEARRDTDVNDTFLDSAWYFLRYPNTGNDKVAWDPEITRKWLPVDMYIGGNEHAVLHLMYTRFIYMAFKDMGLVEGQEPFKKFRAHGLLIKEGNKMSKSRGNIVTPDDYVERYGADTLRMYLMFLGPFQEGGDFRDTGINGVRRFLERSYRFFAEHCERSKDNGVRMKNEGELAKPLLTKIHQTIRKVTQDIENLSYNTAIAAMMELFNELKAAEKINRWTLESFALMLTPFTPHLAEELWELLGHSETIHRATWPEYDQALATTDTVDIAIQINGKLRGTIQVARDTNREVVESACMEHEKVKQHIEGKTIRKVIYIPNKIVNIVAT